GCAACCGAGGAAGGCGAAGCATAAGAAAGCCGTATGATTTTCTGCAGTTGTAGGTCAGGATCCCTGCCTGTCTCAAGCGGAGCGAGGAGCAGGTCCGAACGTAAGTAAGGAGATCCTGACACAATGCTTATTGAAATACCCCAAACCGCGTCACTGCGAGCGAAGCGTGGCAATCTCAGCATATTCTGCGTGGGCAGGAATCCTTTCCTGCACGATTCACGTAGCTGTCAGGAAAGGATTCCTGACAGCGGTGGGCTATGTTGCTGGATACCGATTTTCGGGCTTTTCGCTCGCAGTGACATCATTTAGGGTTTTTCAACATGCCCTTTCATCGGTATGACAGCGCTTCGCGCTGTACTTGGGGTGTGTGCGCGGTAGATCCTTCGGGACTCAGGAGGCCTGTCCACATCTGCCCGAATGCATGCATTCGGGAACGCACAGACAATATCGCCTGTTCAGATGCAATACACGATTGGGATTGACAGATAGAGCTGATAACTATACTTAGAGAGCAGGATCACAGAACCAGAGGCTCAAACACGGAATGAGACATGTCAAGCACGGAAAAATCTGAGAGATTGTTGGAGTTATCGAAGAAGGTAATGCCGGGAGGTGTCAACTCTCCCGTGCGAGCATTCAAATCGGTTGGAGGCATTCCGCGCTTCATCGAACGTGGCGAAGGTGCATATCTGGTCGATGTCGACGGTAATCGTTATCTCGACTTCTGTTGCTCATGGGGACCACTCATTCTCGGCCACGCCGACGCTGATGTTGTCGCGGCAGTCAAACAGCAAGTCGACAAGGGAATGACCTACGGCGCATCGACCGAGCTCGAATGCCAAATGGCGGAGTTCATTGTCGGGAGCATCGACGCTGTCGAGAAAGTCAGATTCGTCTCGTCAGGCACCGAAGCCGTGATGTCTGCGATTCGTCTCGCGCGAGGATTCACCAGGCGTGATCTGATTCTCAAATTCGACGGCTGCTATCACGGACACAGTGACCACCTGCTGGTCAGCGCCGGATCGGGGCTGGTTACTTTCGGACAGCCATCATCGGCAGGCGTTCCCGATGCGATGACCGGACAGACTGCGGTTCTGCCTCTCGATGACGATGCGGCACTCGAAAAGTTTTTCGCGGAGCATGGTGACAGGCTGGCGGCTGCGATCATCGAGGGAATTCCCGCGAACAACGGACTGCTGGTGCAGCGACACGATTTCGTGCGGCTTCTGCGATCACTCACCGAAAAACATGGCGCGCTGATGATATTTGACGAAGTCATCACCGGCTTCCGCGTTGGAGTGGGGGGCGCGGCGGCATATTACGGTATAAGCCCCGATCTGCTGACATACGGCAAAATTATCGGTGGCGGCATGCCGGTTGGTGCATTTGGCGGTCGTGCCGATGTCATGAATTTGCTTTCGCCAGATGGCCCGGTCTATCAGGCGGGGACGCTGTCGGGAAACCCGGTTGCTATGGTTGCAGGCTTGACTACATTGAAGAAGCTTGCCGACGGTCGCATACACAGCAAACTTGAGCAGAAGAATAGAAAGTTTGTAAGTGAAGTTACGTCACAGCTTGACAGCAGCGCGATAAACATTGCCGGTGTGGCATCCATGTTCTGGATTGTCTTTCAGCGCGACCTGCCGCGATCAGCCGAAGCTATCAGCAAAGATGGAATATCTCACTACAATCGCATGCACAGCAAAGTTCTCGACAGCGGACTCTATATGCCACCATCAGGTTACGAAGTCTGCTTCATATCTGCTGCTCACACCGATGAGATGCTGACGGACGCCGCCGCCAAACTTGCATCGCTAATCAGAGAGGAAGCTCACGAGTGGTCATAGAGAATAGCAGTTTTATCCGAGCCTGTTACGGACGTAATGATGGTAGAATCCCTATCTGGATAATGCGTCAGGCAGGAAGGTATCTGCCGGAGTATCGCAGTGTCCGTAAGAAAGTCTCCTTTCTTGAGTTATGCCGCTCGCCTGAGCTTATTGCCGAGGTGGTTCGCCAACCGATAGAGAGATTCGATCTTGATGCCGCAATTCTATTCTCTGATATTCTGACTCCGTTCGAACCGATGGGAGTCAAGGTCGATTTCCCGGAGGGTGGACCACAGCTTGAATTCACTATCAACGAGCCCAAAGATGTAAAAAGACTTTCCGATTTTGATATTGAGAAAGAACTCTCGTTCGTGTTCGATGGCATACGCGAGATAAAGAAGATCCTCGCCGGAAAGCCGTTGATCGGCTTTGCCGGATCGCCATTTACGCTGGCCTCCTATTTGATCGAGGGGCAGGCATCGAAGAATTTCAACAACGCAAAGAAATTCATTTATCAGCACCCTAAAGCAGCAGAGGAAATGCTAGAGCTGCTCACCGATGTGGTCGCACGTTATCTTGAAGCGCAGATCGACGCAGGCGCCGATGTTGTGCAGGTCTTCGATAGCTGGGGGGGCATACTGTCGAATGACGACTATCTGCGGTGGTCAGCAAGACCGGTCGAAAAGATATTCAGTCAGCTTGCCAACAAGAAAGTCCCGCGAATACTATTCGTCAACAATCTCGCACCGTACATAGATATTGTCAGAGATATCGATTGCGAGGTTGTGGGGGTTGACTATCGCATGGAAATCTCCGACGCCGCGAAGTCTCTGCCGGGGAAATCAGTGCAGGGGAATCTCGATCCTTCCGTGCTGTTCGGCACCACGGAAAACGTCGTCAGGCAGACTAAACGTATCATTGACAGCATCAAGAATCCGAATCGATTGATATTTAATCTGGGTCACGGAATCCTGCCGGAGACACCGATCGAAGCAGTCCAGGCACTCGTCGATACAGTCCACAACTATCGTTAGTGCGTGTCGGTCAGATTTCCGTAGCAAAGCCTATCTTCCTGCTTCCTATATACCGTTTTTCGGGCGTGTTGAAAAAGTCACTGACCGCGGAACGTGGTCATCGCGAGGAGCGAAGCGACGTGGCGATCTTTTTCCTCTGCGCTGTCAGGAACCCCTTCCTGACAGCTGAATAAATCGGGCAGGAAAGGATTCCTGCCCGCGCATAATACGACGACATTGCCACGCTTCGCTCGCTATGACATCATTTAGGGTTTTTCAACAAGCCCTTTCAACGGTTTGACATAGCTCTGCGCTTTCTATTTCAGAAGCAGGGCAGAATCCCGTAGCGAAGCGGAGCGGCAAGCCCTGAGCTTCGAAGGGTTCTGCCTGTTCACTACTCGATTCCGAATTCTTCAAGCTTGCGGTAAAGGGAAGAGAGACCTATCCCGAGGATTTTCGCGGCGAGTCTCTTGTCATTGTCGCAGTGTGTAAGAGTCTTTAAGATCAGATCCTTCTCGAAACTCTTCACAGCGGTCTTGTACTCCGTCGTTCGATTCTGCTCCGGAACATTTAGAGTGATATCATCGGGGAGATTCTGCAGTTGAATCTCCTCATCGTTGCACATCACGACTGCGCGTTCCACCACATTCCGCAACTCGCGAATATTGCCCGGCCATCTGTGATTTTCCAGAGCGGTCATCGCTACCAGCGAGAAACTTCGAACAGGCGAGACGATTCGTTCAGTTGTTTCTTTCAGGAAAAACTCTGCAAGTTCCGGAATGTCGCCCGTTCTGCGGCGCAACGGAGGAACAGCGATCTCGATGATGTTCAGCCTGAAGAAAAGCTCCTCGCGGAAAGTCCCCTCGGCAACCTGCTCTCGCAAGTCCTTCGCACAGGCTGAGACGATCGTAAGATCGATAGACACCGGTTTGGTCTTTCCGATTGGAGTGATTTCGCGCTCCTCGATAGCCCGGAGAAGTTTTGCCTGCATCGGCAATGGCAGATATGCGATCTCGTCAAGAAACAGAGTACCTTTGTGCGCGGACTCGAAAACGCCCTTTGTTTCAGCAATAGCACCCGTGAATGCTCCTGCGGAATGTCCGAAAAACTCAGATTCAAGCAACTGCTCCGGAATTGCCGCGCAGTTGACAGCGATGAATGGATGACTCTTGCGATTAGATTCGAAATGAAGTGCTTTTGCGACAAGCTCCTTGCCGGTGCCACTCTCACCGATTATCAACGCATGAGAATCGGCCCTGGCAACTCGCTTGATCAACTCTTTCAGCCCCTGCACTTGTATGCTGCTTCCGATTATCTTATCGATAGCAAACTGCTCAGCTGCCGCAGTCTTTGCGGAGGCTGTTGTCCCGTCTGGACGATTCGACATGATCCGTTCAATTTTCTGTTGGATATCCTCGAATACAATCGGCTTCAATACATAATCCTGCGCGCCCGACTTGATTGCCTCTACAGCCGTTTCGACCGTTCCGAATGAAGTGAACATGATGACATCGATGTCGCGGTAGTCCGACCGCAGATGCTCAAGAAGCTCCATGCCGCCCATGTTTGGCATTTTGATATCTGAGATAACGACGTCAATCTTCCTTGTCTTGAGCTTCATGAGAGCGTCCCTGCCGTCAGCGGCGGTTGTCACGCTCATTCCGACAGTTCGCAAGTACTCAGCGAGCGGTTCCCGAACGTCCTGTTCGTCTTCGACAATCATGACCCTTGCGGATTTGATGCTCAATGCGACCTCTTTCTCGGCAGTTTGATCAAAAAGGTGGCGCCTTCACCGGGCCTGCTTCTCGCCGTAATCTCTCCCCCCATGTCGGTGATAATTCTATAAGTGACAGACAAACCGAGGCCGGTACCCTTGCCGACCGGTTTGGTTGAGTAGAACGGCTCGAATATCTGCTTGGCATCATTGGTTCTGATCCCTTCGCCGTTGTCGGTTACGGAAATCACGACCTCTCTGTCGCTATCGGTGGACTCGACTAGCACACTCAGACTTGGGTGCTGCACGTCTTCCATTGCATCGAACGCATTTATGATAACGTTCATAATCGCTTGTACAAGTTGATCGCGGCGAACCTCCAGCATAATCCGAGCGGGTGGATAGTTGAATTTGATGGAGACATTCTTAGCTCTGGCATCAAAACTCGCAATTTCGATCGCCCCTCTTACAATTTCGATAATGTCGGTGGCGATCATTCTCTCGTCAGGAACCCGTGCAAAATCCGAGAGGTTGCGCACAATCTTTCTGATTCTGTCTATATGATAAGTAATGAGATCGAGATTGTGCGATTGTTTTTCGGGGTCACTGATCTTTTGTGTTATCTGAACGAGTGACGATATGGCCGCAAGTGGATTGCCAACTTCATGCGCGACACCTGCTGCAAGCTGCCCGATCGATGCAAGTCGCTCATGGCGTTCCTGATTCTGCATCATCTGCCGCTGTTCGGTGATATCGGCCAGCATCACCAGCAGGGATTCATCCGTCTCACCGCTTACCATCAACGCGCTGACCTCGAAGTATCGTGGATCGTCGCCACCGGCGTTCACGAGCTCTACTCCCGAAGCAACCTCGCTTGAGCTGAGAGCTCGACGGACCGCTTCGCCGCGAAATATCTGGCGTAACAGCTCGAAATCATCAACCGCTCGATTGAGCAGCGCATCGCAGTTTGATCCAACCAGTTTGCAGAACTGTCTATTCGCAAAACGAATCTGTCCTGATTTTGTTAGTCCAAGAAGCCCCTGAGGCGAATGCTCCAGAATGAATTGGAGCTTGTTCTTCTCTTCTTCCAGCGCACTCTGTGACTCCCTCAGAGATTGAGTGCGTTCTTCGACCCGAAGTTCCAGGTCCTCATAGAGCCGCTCCAGTTGGCCTGCAGTCTCATCGATTTGATATCCGATGAAACCCGTAAGATCACTTCTGGGATTTGAGGGTACTCTCGAGAAATCTCCTCCGGCGATCCGCTTGAGCCTCCCAGCGATCGCTACCAACGGCTTGTATGCAACAAGGCGCAGGAGGAAATAGACCGAAACCGACACTACCACGAGGAGAAACCCAAATATCATTAAATGATTGACGCGAGTGGCGAGAATGTCTTTGTCGAGCTGTGCCAGCGAGAAATCCACAACGAGTGTGCCGCGTCGTTTCGATTCATCCAGATGACACAGCGCACATCGCGGCTGGTTCTCGATCGGCTTCACAAAATGATAAGTTCGAACTCCTTCATCAGAAAGGTAAATCAATTCACGTTCTTCGGGTCTGGAGACGAGCGCGTGGCAGGACTTGCAGTCCGGGATTGACAGGAGATGAAGCTTCTTCCCGAGCTCCGCTGAGTCCTTTGAGAATACGACAGTGGTGTCGAGAGAGACCATACGGAGCGCATTGAAGATTGTGTCCTGTCCTATCTTTTCGAGATATGCCTGCGCACGCTCCTTCTTGTTGCCTGATTCATCCAGCATGATCGATTCAAAGACGTCTGTGATCGTTTCCACCTGCCGATCCATCTCCAGTCGCTTCTGTTCAGAATATCGTCTATCGATAATAAACCCGGCTGCGAGAAGTATGATGACAAACAGGGATGAAATGGCGACCACTGCCTTGAGAAGCAGTCTGTAGGTAAGCTTCTTCTCGTCGGAGAATACTGCCGATTGTCTCTGGCTGGGTGTCAGGTTTTCAGGTTCACTCATATCAGCTTATTTGGCATTCATTCTGTTTTGGAAAATCCCCTCGGATTCTGATTGCGACAAAATACGTCACCTATTTACATCTTTTTCGGGGAAATGCAACAGCATTCATACTGTTTGTCGGGCACTTATGCAACTCCATAGACAAAACATACCATATATCCATGTTTCTACCATAGAATGGCCTTTTTCGCAG
This portion of the Candidatus Zixiibacteriota bacterium genome encodes:
- a CDS encoding PAS domain-containing protein gives rise to the protein MSEPENLTPSQRQSAVFSDEKKLTYRLLLKAVVAISSLFVIILLAAGFIIDRRYSEQKRLEMDRQVETITDVFESIMLDESGNKKERAQAYLEKIGQDTIFNALRMVSLDTTVVFSKDSAELGKKLHLLSIPDCKSCHALVSRPEERELIYLSDEGVRTYHFVKPIENQPRCALCHLDESKRRGTLVVDFSLAQLDKDILATRVNHLMIFGFLLVVVSVSVYFLLRLVAYKPLVAIAGRLKRIAGGDFSRVPSNPRSDLTGFIGYQIDETAGQLERLYEDLELRVEERTQSLRESQSALEEEKNKLQFILEHSPQGLLGLTKSGQIRFANRQFCKLVGSNCDALLNRAVDDFELLRQIFRGEAVRRALSSSEVASGVELVNAGGDDPRYFEVSALMVSGETDESLLVMLADITEQRQMMQNQERHERLASIGQLAAGVAHEVGNPLAAISSLVQITQKISDPEKQSHNLDLITYHIDRIRKIVRNLSDFARVPDERMIATDIIEIVRGAIEIASFDARAKNVSIKFNYPPARIMLEVRRDQLVQAIMNVIINAFDAMEDVQHPSLSVLVESTDSDREVVISVTDNGEGIRTNDAKQIFEPFYSTKPVGKGTGLGLSVTYRIITDMGGEITARSRPGEGATFLIKLPRKRSH
- the hemE gene encoding uroporphyrinogen decarboxylase, whose product is MVIENSSFIRACYGRNDGRIPIWIMRQAGRYLPEYRSVRKKVSFLELCRSPELIAEVVRQPIERFDLDAAILFSDILTPFEPMGVKVDFPEGGPQLEFTINEPKDVKRLSDFDIEKELSFVFDGIREIKKILAGKPLIGFAGSPFTLASYLIEGQASKNFNNAKKFIYQHPKAAEEMLELLTDVVARYLEAQIDAGADVVQVFDSWGGILSNDDYLRWSARPVEKIFSQLANKKVPRILFVNNLAPYIDIVRDIDCEVVGVDYRMEISDAAKSLPGKSVQGNLDPSVLFGTTENVVRQTKRIIDSIKNPNRLIFNLGHGILPETPIEAVQALVDTVHNYR
- a CDS encoding sigma-54 dependent transcriptional regulator; translated protein: MSIKSARVMIVEDEQDVREPLAEYLRTVGMSVTTAADGRDALMKLKTRKIDVVISDIKMPNMGGMELLEHLRSDYRDIDVIMFTSFGTVETAVEAIKSGAQDYVLKPIVFEDIQQKIERIMSNRPDGTTASAKTAAAEQFAIDKIIGSSIQVQGLKELIKRVARADSHALIIGESGTGKELVAKALHFESNRKSHPFIAVNCAAIPEQLLESEFFGHSAGAFTGAIAETKGVFESAHKGTLFLDEIAYLPLPMQAKLLRAIEEREITPIGKTKPVSIDLTIVSACAKDLREQVAEGTFREELFFRLNIIEIAVPPLRRRTGDIPELAEFFLKETTERIVSPVRSFSLVAMTALENHRWPGNIRELRNVVERAVVMCNDEEIQLQNLPDDITLNVPEQNRTTEYKTAVKSFEKDLILKTLTHCDNDKRLAAKILGIGLSSLYRKLEEFGIE
- the hemL gene encoding glutamate-1-semialdehyde 2,1-aminomutase, with amino-acid sequence MSSTEKSERLLELSKKVMPGGVNSPVRAFKSVGGIPRFIERGEGAYLVDVDGNRYLDFCCSWGPLILGHADADVVAAVKQQVDKGMTYGASTELECQMAEFIVGSIDAVEKVRFVSSGTEAVMSAIRLARGFTRRDLILKFDGCYHGHSDHLLVSAGSGLVTFGQPSSAGVPDAMTGQTAVLPLDDDAALEKFFAEHGDRLAAAIIEGIPANNGLLVQRHDFVRLLRSLTEKHGALMIFDEVITGFRVGVGGAAAYYGISPDLLTYGKIIGGGMPVGAFGGRADVMNLLSPDGPVYQAGTLSGNPVAMVAGLTTLKKLADGRIHSKLEQKNRKFVSEVTSQLDSSAINIAGVASMFWIVFQRDLPRSAEAISKDGISHYNRMHSKVLDSGLYMPPSGYEVCFISAAHTDEMLTDAAAKLASLIREEAHEWS